One segment of Salvelinus alpinus chromosome 1, SLU_Salpinus.1, whole genome shotgun sequence DNA contains the following:
- the LOC139534102 gene encoding protein FAM76B-like isoform X5, protein MATTALYACTKCNQRYPFEELSQGQQLCKECRIAHPIVKCTYCRSEFQQESKTNTICKKCAQNVKQFGTPKPCQYCNIIAAFIGTKCQRCTNSEKKYGPPQTCEQCKQQCAFDRKEEGRRKVDGKLLCWLCTLSYRRVLQKTKEQRKGFSSSHSNSSLNEKDLHSRQHHHHQQQRHSSSHKLSGSLSPEQGMWKQSHKSSSIQKETPKKKPKLEMKPSNGDRYERSFNHISSITQSMDCGGTDNFILISQLKEEVMSLKRMLQQRDQTMLEKDRKLTELKADFQYQESNMRVKMNNMEKAHKESMEQQQAKNRELLKQVAALSKGKKFDRTGSSLLLP, encoded by the exons ATGGCAACAACGGCCCTCTACGCGTGTACGAAGTGTAACCAGCGGTATCCGTTCGAAGAACTGTCGCAGGGACAGCAGCTGTGCAAG GAGTGTCGCATCGCTCATCCCATCGTCAAGTGTACATACTGCAGATCAGAGTTTCAGCAGGAGAG CAAAACAAACACCATTTGCAAGAAGTGTGCCCAGAATGTAAAGCAGTTTGGGACC CCCAAACCCTGCCAATACTGTAACATCATTGCTGCTTTCATTGGGACGAAGTGTCAGCGTTGCACCAACTCAGAGAAGAAGTATGGCCCTCCACAGACCTGCGAGCAGTGCAAACAACAGTGCGCATTTGACCGCAAGGAGGAGGGCAGGAGAAAG GTGGATGGGAAACTGCTGTGCTGGCTGTGCACTCTGTCCTACCGACGTGTACTGCAAAAGACCAAGGAGCAGAGGAAAGGCTTCAGCTCCTCCCACTCCAACTCCTCGCTCAACGAGAAGGACCTCCACTCCAGACagcaccatcaccaccagcagcAAAGACACAGCAGCTCACACAA actCAGTGGGAGCTTAAGTCCAGAGCAGGGAATGTGGAAGCAGAG CCATAAATCGTCTTCGATCCAGAAGGAGACCCCAAAGAAGAAACCAAAACTGGAGATGAAGCCATCCAACGGGGACAGGTACGAGAGGAGTTTCAATCACAT tagttcAATCACCCAATCTATGGATTGTGGAGGAACGGACAACTTCATTCTGATCAGCCAGCTGAAAGAGGAAGTGATGTCATTAAAGAGAATGCTTCAGCAGAGGGATCAGACAATGCTGGAGAAGGACCGAAAG CTCACAGAGCTCAAGGCAGACTTCCAGTACCAAGAATCCAACATGAGGGTGAAGATGAACAACATGGAGAAGGCGCACAAAGAGTCCATGGAACAGCAACAG GCCAAAAATCGGGAGCTGCTAAAACAAGTGGCCGCACTCTCAAAGGGCAAGAAGTTTGACAGAACAGGGAGTTCACTGCTGTTACCGTAA
- the LOC139534102 gene encoding protein FAM76B-like isoform X7 has protein sequence MATTALYACTKCNQRYPFEELSQGQQLCKECRIAHPIVKCTYCRSEFQQESKTNTICKKCAQNVKQFGTPKPCQYCNIIAAFIGTKCQRCTNSEKKYGPPQTCEQCKQQCAFDRKEEGRRKVDGKLLCWLCTLSYRRVLQKTKEQRKGFSSSHSNSSLNEKDLHSRQHHHHQQQRHSSSHNHKSSSIQKETPKKKPKLEMKPSNGDRYERSFNHISSITQSMDCGGTDNFILISQLKEEVMSLKRMLQQRDQTMLEKDRKLTELKADFQYQESNMRVKMNNMEKAHKESMEQQQAKNRELLKQVAALSKGKKFDRTGSSLLLP, from the exons ATGGCAACAACGGCCCTCTACGCGTGTACGAAGTGTAACCAGCGGTATCCGTTCGAAGAACTGTCGCAGGGACAGCAGCTGTGCAAG GAGTGTCGCATCGCTCATCCCATCGTCAAGTGTACATACTGCAGATCAGAGTTTCAGCAGGAGAG CAAAACAAACACCATTTGCAAGAAGTGTGCCCAGAATGTAAAGCAGTTTGGGACC CCCAAACCCTGCCAATACTGTAACATCATTGCTGCTTTCATTGGGACGAAGTGTCAGCGTTGCACCAACTCAGAGAAGAAGTATGGCCCTCCACAGACCTGCGAGCAGTGCAAACAACAGTGCGCATTTGACCGCAAGGAGGAGGGCAGGAGAAAG GTGGATGGGAAACTGCTGTGCTGGCTGTGCACTCTGTCCTACCGACGTGTACTGCAAAAGACCAAGGAGCAGAGGAAAGGCTTCAGCTCCTCCCACTCCAACTCCTCGCTCAACGAGAAGGACCTCCACTCCAGACagcaccatcaccaccagcagcAAAGACACAGCAGCTCACACAA CCATAAATCGTCTTCGATCCAGAAGGAGACCCCAAAGAAGAAACCAAAACTGGAGATGAAGCCATCCAACGGGGACAGGTACGAGAGGAGTTTCAATCACAT tagttcAATCACCCAATCTATGGATTGTGGAGGAACGGACAACTTCATTCTGATCAGCCAGCTGAAAGAGGAAGTGATGTCATTAAAGAGAATGCTTCAGCAGAGGGATCAGACAATGCTGGAGAAGGACCGAAAG CTCACAGAGCTCAAGGCAGACTTCCAGTACCAAGAATCCAACATGAGGGTGAAGATGAACAACATGGAGAAGGCGCACAAAGAGTCCATGGAACAGCAACAG GCCAAAAATCGGGAGCTGCTAAAACAAGTGGCCGCACTCTCAAAGGGCAAGAAGTTTGACAGAACAGGGAGTTCACTGCTGTTACCGTAA
- the LOC139534102 gene encoding protein FAM76B-like isoform X6 has translation MATTALYACTKCNQRYPFEELSQGQQLCKECRIAHPIVKCTYCRSEFQQESKTNTICKKCAQNVKQFGTPKPCQYCNIIAAFIGTKCQRCTNSEKKYGPPQTCEQCKQQCAFDRKEEGRRKVDGKLLCWLCTLSYRRVLQKTKEQRKGFSSSHSNSSLNEKDLHSRQHHHHQQQRHSSSHKLSGSLSPEQGMWKQSHKSSSIQKETPKKKPKLEMKPSNGDSSSITQSMDCGGTDNFILISQLKEEVMSLKRMLQQRDQTMLEKDRKLTELKADFQYQESNMRVKMNNMEKAHKESMEQQQAKNRELLKQVAALSKGKKFDRTGSSLLLP, from the exons ATGGCAACAACGGCCCTCTACGCGTGTACGAAGTGTAACCAGCGGTATCCGTTCGAAGAACTGTCGCAGGGACAGCAGCTGTGCAAG GAGTGTCGCATCGCTCATCCCATCGTCAAGTGTACATACTGCAGATCAGAGTTTCAGCAGGAGAG CAAAACAAACACCATTTGCAAGAAGTGTGCCCAGAATGTAAAGCAGTTTGGGACC CCCAAACCCTGCCAATACTGTAACATCATTGCTGCTTTCATTGGGACGAAGTGTCAGCGTTGCACCAACTCAGAGAAGAAGTATGGCCCTCCACAGACCTGCGAGCAGTGCAAACAACAGTGCGCATTTGACCGCAAGGAGGAGGGCAGGAGAAAG GTGGATGGGAAACTGCTGTGCTGGCTGTGCACTCTGTCCTACCGACGTGTACTGCAAAAGACCAAGGAGCAGAGGAAAGGCTTCAGCTCCTCCCACTCCAACTCCTCGCTCAACGAGAAGGACCTCCACTCCAGACagcaccatcaccaccagcagcAAAGACACAGCAGCTCACACAA actCAGTGGGAGCTTAAGTCCAGAGCAGGGAATGTGGAAGCAGAG CCATAAATCGTCTTCGATCCAGAAGGAGACCCCAAAGAAGAAACCAAAACTGGAGATGAAGCCATCCAACGGGGACAG tagttcAATCACCCAATCTATGGATTGTGGAGGAACGGACAACTTCATTCTGATCAGCCAGCTGAAAGAGGAAGTGATGTCATTAAAGAGAATGCTTCAGCAGAGGGATCAGACAATGCTGGAGAAGGACCGAAAG CTCACAGAGCTCAAGGCAGACTTCCAGTACCAAGAATCCAACATGAGGGTGAAGATGAACAACATGGAGAAGGCGCACAAAGAGTCCATGGAACAGCAACAG GCCAAAAATCGGGAGCTGCTAAAACAAGTGGCCGCACTCTCAAAGGGCAAGAAGTTTGACAGAACAGGGAGTTCACTGCTGTTACCGTAA
- the LOC139534102 gene encoding protein FAM76B-like isoform X8 yields the protein MATTALYACTKCNQRYPFEELSQGQQLCKECRIAHPIVKCTYCRSEFQQESKTNTICKKCAQNVKQFGTPKPCQYCNIIAAFIGTKCQRCTNSEKKYGPPQTCEQCKQQCAFDRKEEGRRKVDGKLLCWLCTLSYRRVLQKTKEQRKGFSSSHSNSSLNEKDLHSRQHHHHQQQRHSSSHNHKSSSIQKETPKKKPKLEMKPSNGDSSSITQSMDCGGTDNFILISQLKEEVMSLKRMLQQRDQTMLEKDRKLTELKADFQYQESNMRVKMNNMEKAHKESMEQQQAKNRELLKQVAALSKGKKFDRTGSSLLLP from the exons ATGGCAACAACGGCCCTCTACGCGTGTACGAAGTGTAACCAGCGGTATCCGTTCGAAGAACTGTCGCAGGGACAGCAGCTGTGCAAG GAGTGTCGCATCGCTCATCCCATCGTCAAGTGTACATACTGCAGATCAGAGTTTCAGCAGGAGAG CAAAACAAACACCATTTGCAAGAAGTGTGCCCAGAATGTAAAGCAGTTTGGGACC CCCAAACCCTGCCAATACTGTAACATCATTGCTGCTTTCATTGGGACGAAGTGTCAGCGTTGCACCAACTCAGAGAAGAAGTATGGCCCTCCACAGACCTGCGAGCAGTGCAAACAACAGTGCGCATTTGACCGCAAGGAGGAGGGCAGGAGAAAG GTGGATGGGAAACTGCTGTGCTGGCTGTGCACTCTGTCCTACCGACGTGTACTGCAAAAGACCAAGGAGCAGAGGAAAGGCTTCAGCTCCTCCCACTCCAACTCCTCGCTCAACGAGAAGGACCTCCACTCCAGACagcaccatcaccaccagcagcAAAGACACAGCAGCTCACACAA CCATAAATCGTCTTCGATCCAGAAGGAGACCCCAAAGAAGAAACCAAAACTGGAGATGAAGCCATCCAACGGGGACAG tagttcAATCACCCAATCTATGGATTGTGGAGGAACGGACAACTTCATTCTGATCAGCCAGCTGAAAGAGGAAGTGATGTCATTAAAGAGAATGCTTCAGCAGAGGGATCAGACAATGCTGGAGAAGGACCGAAAG CTCACAGAGCTCAAGGCAGACTTCCAGTACCAAGAATCCAACATGAGGGTGAAGATGAACAACATGGAGAAGGCGCACAAAGAGTCCATGGAACAGCAACAG GCCAAAAATCGGGAGCTGCTAAAACAAGTGGCCGCACTCTCAAAGGGCAAGAAGTTTGACAGAACAGGGAGTTCACTGCTGTTACCGTAA